Proteins encoded in a region of the Anopheles ziemanni chromosome 2, idAnoZiCoDA_A2_x.2, whole genome shotgun sequence genome:
- the LOC131282810 gene encoding carbohydrate sulfotransferase 11-like, whose protein sequence is MLFNKSSFLKGGLVACAGAVAPGGASVCPGATGERQRLRKMSSLLPVKLTRRRCYLCLKIAALVVVFGLYFMLLLRESMSALTATSSSSSSSSSSSSSSSSSSSSLASGSSPFSSSSAAGKSSSFAALSSRGIGAKVNGGSKLDPAHRYGKGKQHHASDEGRDGKHRWQFPPLLDSRTNQGKDSKASATGTMGAANHSTLNPVYEYSDEMNAAAEMDFNERRMMLWNVCAEHRIIGKYPPNAWEFFISPGHGIAWCNIFKAASSTWMYYFNILGGYSVPYLQHTKASPIELARKRFPRPTANELNDYISNTISFLIVREPFERLLSAYRNKLEGCRNKFYKLLGEQIVKKFRKVNPVKGGKTPHGPTFREFLQFLVSHYRSGGRFDEHWSPVYSFCTPCSINFTLIAKMETFQRDSEYIIRQAGLETLLLNKMPRYKARWITNRSTSDTRNLIPRYFAQIDEKLLTDVLEIYQLDFELFGYNSTKYYSYVQSPDYG, encoded by the exons ATGCTGTTCAACAAATCCTCCTTCCTGAAGGGTGGGCTAGTGGCGTGCGCTGGTGCGGTAGCGCCAGGCGGAGCCTCCGTCTGTCCCGGTGCAACGGGCGAACGGCAAAGGTTGCGCAAGATGAGTTCACTGCTTCCGGTGAAGCTTACCAGGCGGCGGTGCTATTTGTGTCTCAAAATCGCCGCGCTGGTCGTCGTGTTCGGGCTTTACTTTATGCTGCTGCTCCGGGAATCGATGAGTGCCCTCACGGCGACCTCCTCttcctcatcctcctcctcatcgtcatcgtcatcgtcgtcgtcgtcgtcgtcgtcgctggcGTCCGGATCTTCCccgttttcttcctcttccgcCGCCGGGAAATCATCATCCTTCGCGGCGCTTTCGTCACGCGGCATCGGAGCGAAGGTCAACGGTGGTAGCAAGCTCGATCCG GCGCACCGTTATGGCAAAGGAAAGCAGCATCATGCGTCCGACGAAGGACGGGACGGCAAACACCGCTGGCAATTTCCTCCGCTGTTGGACTCGCGAACGAACCAGGGAAAGGACTCCAAAGCGTCAGCGACTGGCACGATGGGGGCTGCGAACCATTCCACACTGAATCCCGTCTACGAGTACTCGGACGAGATGAATGCCGCCGCCGAGATGGACTTTAACGAGCGGCGCATGATGCTGTGGAATGTGTGCGCCGAGCATCGGATCATCGGGAAGTATCCGCCGAATGCGTGGGAATTTTTCATCTCGCCCGGCCACGGCATCGCCTGGTGCAACATCTTCAAGGCGGCCAGCAGCACCTGGATGTACTACTTTAACATACTCG GTGGTTACAGTGTGCCGTACCTACAGCATACGAAAGCATCCCCGATCGAGTTGGCCCGCAAGCGATTTCCCCGACCGACCGCCAACGAGCTGAACGATTACATCTCCAACACCATATCGTTTTTGATCGTACGCGAACCGTTCGAGCGGCTACTATCGGCCTACCGGAACAAGCTGGAGGGTTGCCGGAATAAGTTCTACAAGCTGCTGGGTGAACAGATCGTGAAGAAGTTTCGTAAAGTCAATCCAGTGAAGGGCGGT AAAACTCCACACGGCCCAACGTTTCGGGAGTTTCTACAGTTCCTGGTCAGCCACTATCGCTCGGGCGGCCGGTTCGACGAACACTGGAGCCCGGTGTACTCGTTCTGCACACCCTGTAGCATCAACTTTACGCTCATAGCCAAGATGGAAACGTTTCAGCGGGACAGTGAGTACATCATCCGGCAGGCCGGACTCGAGACGCTGCTTCTCAACAAGATGCCCCGCTACAAGGCTCGCTGGATAACGAATCGATCGACGAGCGATACACGGAATCTCATTCCACG GTACTTTGCACAAATCGACGAAAAGCTGCTGACGGATGTGCTGGAGATTTATCAGCTGGACTTTGAGCTGTTTGGCTACAACAGCACCAAGTACTACAGCTACGTCCAGTCACCGGACTACGGTTAG
- the LOC131286212 gene encoding hsc70-interacting protein 1-like has protein sequence MECPIGPAELQKLKAFISLCQMTPQLLNLPQLDFLKSFIVSLGGKVPEGQPDFGGMGAKSTESSSASAEAKTTPKEEEEPKVVESDPESDLELDNEGCVEPDTEPDQPMGDASKEPSEEEFDQANDLRSQAAAAYSEQKYDEAVKLFTEAIQLNPKSALYYAKRGQAYLKLQKPNACIRDCNRALEINPDSATAYKFRGRANRLLGHWEEAAKDLRQACKLDFDEEADEWLKEVTPNAKKIEQHKQKQERRKQEREFRERQERVRKAQEANRKAAEEGPAGGMGGMPDFGGAGADLFNAFRDPEVSAAMSDIFSNPANISKYQNNPKIMNILMKFYSQAEKGGVPGFPGTGGAGGGFPGFPGFGGGAGGFPGFGGPGGADPGAGGAGAGAGAGAGSGGARVDDLD, from the coding sequence ATGGAATGTCCTATCGGTCCAGCAGAGCTGCAAAAGCTCAAGGCGTTCATTAGCCTTTGCCAGATGACTCCGCAATTGCTCAACTTACCGCAATTGGATTTTCTGAAATCGTTCATCGTAAGTCTCGGTGGCAAAGTGCCGGAAGGACAACCGGACTTTGGCGGCATGGGAGCCAAGAGCACGGAAAGCAGCAGTGCGTCGGCGGAAGCGAAAACCACTCcgaaggaggaagaagagcCGAAGGTGGTCGAGTCGGATCCCGAATCAGATCTCGAGCTGGACAACGAAGGATGCGTAGAGCCGGACACCGAACCGGATCAGCCGATGGGCGATGCCTCGAAGGAACCGTCGGAGGAGGAGTTTGATCAAGCGAACGATCTCAGATCACAAGCTGCAGCGGCGTACAGCGAACAGAAGTACGATGAGGCCGTCAAGCTTTTCACGGAAGCAATTCAGCTAAATCCGAAGAGCGCACTGTACTACGCGAAACGTGGTCAGGCGTACCTTAAGCTACAAAAACCGAACGCTTGCATCCGAGATTGCAACCGGGCGCTCGAGATCAATCCCGATTCGGCCACAGCGTACAAATTCCGGGGACGCGCTAACCGCCTGCTCGGCCACTGGGAGGAAGCGGCCAAGGACCTGCGACAAGCGTGCAAGCTCGACTTCGACGAAGAAGCGGACGAATGGCTAAAGGAGGTGACGCCGAACGCGAAGAAGATCGAACAGCACAAGCAGAAGCAGGAACGTCGCAAACAGGAGAGAGAGTTCCGTGAGCGCCAGGAGCGTGTACGAAAGGCGCAGGAAGCGAACCGTAAAGCTGCGGAGGAGGGACCGGCTGGCGGAATGGGTGGCATGCCCGATTTCGGAGGAGCCGGAGCCGATCTGTTCAATGCCTTCCGCGATCCGGAAGTGTCGGCCGCCATGTCCGACATCTTCTCAAATCCGGCCAACATTTCAAAGTATCAAAACAATCCTAAAATCATGAACATCCTCATGAAATTTTACTCACAAGCGGAAAAGGGCGGTGTCCCTGGGTTCCCGGGTACTGGTGGTGCCGGCGGTGGTTTTCCAGGATTCCCAGGATTTGGAGGAGGTGCAGGCGGATTCCCCGGTTTTGGTGGTCCTGGTGGTGCGGATCCTGGTGCCGGAGGAGCCGGTGCGGGAGCTGGTGCAGGAGCTGGTTCCGGTGGTGCGCGTGTTGACGATCTGGACTAA
- the LOC131290880 gene encoding zinc finger protein 345-like, translated as MQKEDPVFDANKICRLCLQQLENGSFINIFTVNLPVSPLAMILRCAAIEVYEKDGFPPAICNACYYKLGMAFEFRNRCELSDQKLREFLNMPPAGDKREPSTAVADHTDQGKDDDIYAAMTEIFGPDESNLVDVQETGHLAVSELLYDTDKATVNNVQSKTLKSKHQIKRKSQLDELLVKHKEKLWLESTKVKIFRQKRINRKQARKRWVLLKQPEQCLVCGKSFNYRGQLEAHQQTHSLDKSFECGICKRRFGNSNNYRLHMRIHSNEKRFQCEVCSKLFRTSSNLHAHLKTHSEKRNYLCTACEKAFRTARELTNHTKTHSEVKNYVCRMCSKAFVKQSYLTTHMNTVHVGLKRHRCQECGKQFSNSSNLIAHRRVHTGEKPYQCNECNSKFNQSSALSRHIRQQHRPKEPSPKPEQPSVSRTSEPEELTIEVDENRSLESTASSELSVATSLMDNQPITYGGMPYAQTFVPQHPPQPQHFYHAHPHHHHQQQHHHQPQHSQPMMHQPISVNQPMAGPNIYSTEYLPPYHSTALPATQQAHYDLGGYDMCYGMPASTVLNPSLMNPQPTYIFDQ; from the exons ATGCAAAAAGAGGATCCCGTTTTCGATGCGAATAAAATATGTCGTTTGTGTCTGCAGCAGCTGGAAAATGGATCGTTTATCAATATTTTCACCGTTAACCTTCCAGTCAGTCCTTTGGCGATGATTCTTCGCTGTGCCGCGATCGAG GTTTACGAAAAAGATGGCTTCCCTCCGGCGATATGCAACGCGTGTTACTACAAACTGGGCATGGCATTTGAGTTTCGAAATCGGTGCGAGTTGTCCGACCAAAAGCTCCGAGAGTTTCTGAACATGCCACCAGCGGGGGACAAAAGGGAACC GTCAACGGCCGTCGCCGATCATACTGATCAAGGGAAGGATGATGATATTTACGCGGCAATGACGGAGATTTTTGGTCCTGATGAATCCAACCTGGTCGATGTACAGGAAACTGGGCACCTTGCAGTTAGCGAGCTGCTGTACGATACCGATAAAGCAACGGTAAACAACGTTCAGTCGAAAACGTTAAAAAGTAAGCACCAGATCAAACGAAAATCTCAACTAGACGAACTCCTCGTGAAGCACAAGGAAAAACTGTGGCTCGAAAGTACCAAGGTGAAAATTTTTCGTCAGAAAAGAATCAACCGCAAGCAGGCCCGAAAGCGTTGGGTATTACTTAAACAGCCCGAGCAATGTTTAGTCTGTGGGAAGTCCTTCAACTACCGTGGCCAGCTGGAGGCACACCAACAGACGCACTCGTTGGACAAGTCATTCGAATGCGGAATTTGCAAGCGTCGCTTTGGAAACTCCAACAACTACCGTCTGCACATGCGAATACACAGCAACGAAAAGCGGTTTCAGTGTGAAGTATGCAGCAAACTGTTTCGAACGTCCAGTAATCTCCATGCGCACCTTAAAACGCACTCCGAGAAGAGGAATTACCTGTGCACGGCGTGTGAAAAAGCGTTCCGAACCGCACGGGAGCTAACCAACCATACTAAAACGCACAGTGAGGTGAAGAACTATGTTTGTCGAATGTGTAGCAAGGCGTTTGTGAAACAGTCGTACCTAACGACACATATGAACACTGTGCACGTGGGCCTCAAGCGACACCGTTGCCAGGAGTGTGGCAAGCAATTTTCCAACAGCTCCAACCTAATCGCTCACCGGCGGGTTCACACCGGAGAAAAACCGTACCAGTGCAACGAGTGTAACTCAAAGTTTAACCAATCATCCGCCCTTTCACGACACATCCGACAGCAGCACCGACCGAAAGAACCGAGCCCAAAACCGGAACAACCTTCCGTAAGCCGCACCAGTGAACCGGAAGAACTAACGATCGAGGTGGATGAAAATCGCTCGCTAGAGAGTACGGCCAGCTCGGAGCTCTCGGTTGCGACGTCGCTAATGGACAACCAACCCATCACGTACGGTGGTATGCCGTACGCTCAAACATTCGTTCCTCAGCACCCTCCGCAACCTCAACACTTTTACCATGCTCAtccccaccatcatcatcagcaacagcatcatcatcaaccacAGCATTCCCAGCCCATGATGCACCAACCGATATCGGTCAATCAACCGATGGCCGGGCCGAACATTTACTCGACGGAATACCTTCCACCGTACCACTCGACGGCGTTACCTGCAACACAACAGGCGCATTACGATCTGGGAGGGTATGACATGTGCTACGGCATGCCGGCATCAACAGTATTAAACCCGAGCTTGATGAATCCTCAACCGACCTACATTTTCGATCAGTAG
- the LOC131293021 gene encoding trypsin-1-like has protein sequence MKSVVVLLCLVALAAAAPRSVQSKYGFPSGRVVGGVDALPGEFPTIVSIQRVILVVSAHVCGGSVLSNFWVLTAAHCITESPATANFQIWAGSHDLSQTEETRQVVSVASSIVHPEYLGGVNPSDVAVMRLATPLTFTPRVQPTVLPAAGSIPTGASTLAGWGSTGGTIPTTSNILQKVTKPLITFAECNAAAGVGSPLGPTNLCTGPLTGGVSACSGDSGGPLFSIQGGQQVQIGIVSWGWVPCGTVGFPSVYVGVSHYLDWIQANTP, from the exons ATGAAGTCGGTAGTCGTTCTGCTTTGCCTGGTGGCGCTTGCAGCCGCTGCACCCC GCTCGGTACAGAGCAAATATGGTTTCCCCAGCGGCCGTGTCGTTGGAGGAGTCGATGCTCTCCCCGGTGAGTTCCCCACGATCGTGTCGATCCAGCGTGTGATCTTGGTCGTGTCTGCCCACGTGTGCGGCGGTAGCGTTCTGAGCAACTTCTGGGTGCTGACGGCTGCTCATTGCATCACCGAAAGCCCGGCAACGGCCAACTTCCAGATCTGGGCCGGTTCGCACGATCTGTCCCAAACCGAGGAGACTCGCCAGGTCGTGAGCGTAGCTAGCAGCATTGTCCATCCGGAATACCTGGGTGGCGTCAACCCGAGCGACGTTGCCGTCATGCGTCTGGCCACCCCGCTGACTTTCACGCCCCGCGTTCAGCCGACCGTTCTTCCGGCGGCTGGAAGCATCCCAACTGGCGCATCGACTCTGGCCGGCTGGGGCTCGACCGGTGGCACCATCCCGACCACGAGCAACATCCTGCAGAAGGTCACGAAGCCACTCATTACCTTCGCCGAATGTAACGCTGCTGCCGGTGTTGGCTCGCCGCTCGGTCCGACCAACCTCTGCACGGGTCCGCTGACTGGTGGAGTGTCCGCTTGCTCGGGTGACTCCGGTGGCCCGCTGTTCTCCATCCAGGGCGGCCAGCAGGTGCAGATCGGTATCGTTTCCTGGGGATGGGTTCCGTGCGGAACCGTCGGCTTCCCGTCGGTCTACGTCGGTGTTTCGCACTACCTCGACTGGATCCAGGCCAACACCCCCTAA
- the LOC131282462 gene encoding uncharacterized protein LOC131282462, whose product MKFNFCHAVLLFLIVAIALGQARPSGDRIKRQNMEQLKPWMEWGIKYGGIMGTTVVIPAAQEAASIASAGREGGGEEGQS is encoded by the exons ATGAAGTTCAATTTTTGCCACGCAGTTCTATTGTTTCTTATCGTCGCTATCGCTCTGGGCCAAGCCAGGCCCTCTGGCGACCGGATCAAGCGGCAAAACATGGAACAGCTCAAACCCTGGATGGAATGGGGCATCAAGTACGGCGGAATCA TGGGTACAACCGTTGTAATCCCAGCGGCTCAGGAAGCGGCCAGTATTGCTTCTGCAGGCAGAGAAGGTGGTGGCGAGGAAGGACAAAGTTAA
- the LOC131293022 gene encoding trypsin-1-like produces the protein MLPVSRISPFLLLVGLVCVAFAHDGGKGGLQRLVGGVRALPGEFPSMVSIQRIILLTRASHVCGGSVLNQFHVLTAAECFFTNQNSRYRVQAGKVLLNSFESNEQTINVLRFTMHPFYDGSVSPYDIATVRLASPFGYNDYIRPIALPTIDSIPEGIAKFAGWGSTATGIIPSMPDQLQMFQVAIMPNNECQIRMGGSVGSGPVTERNVCLGPATGGIGACSGDAGGAAVQRIDGVDTIVGIISWQVSPCGQPGIPSITTRVSAFIEWIIFNSQV, from the exons ATGTTACCCGTGTCCCGGATATCTCCCTTCCTGCTTCTTGTGGGCCTTGTGTGTGTTGCGTTTG CTCATGATGGTGGAAAAGGAGGTCTACAACGGCTTGTAGGTGGTGTTCGTGCCCTTCCCGGCGAATTCCCGTCGATGGTGTCAATCCAACGGATTATTCTTCTAACCCGTGCCAGCCATGTCTGCGGCGGATCCGTGCTCAACCAGTTCCACGTGCTGACGGCGGCGGAGTGTTTCTTCACCAACCAGAACAGCCGCTACCGGGTTCAGGCGGGCAAGGTGCTGTTGAACAGCTTCGAGTCGAACGAGCAAACGATCAACGTGCTCCGGTTCACGATGCACCCGTTCTACGATGGTTCCGTCAGCCCGTATGACATTGCGACCGTCCGATTGGCGTCACCGTTCGGATACAACGACTACATCCGGCCAATCGCACTGCCGACGATCGATTCCATTCCCGAGGGTATCGCCAAGTTCGCTGGCTGGGGCTCGACCGCCACCGGTATCATCCCGAGCATGCCGGACCAGCTGCAGATGTTCCAGGTGGCCATCATGCCCAACAACGAGTGCCAGATCAGGATGGGAGGATCGGTCGGCAGCGGTCCGGTTACGGAGCGTAACGTTTGCCTCGGTCCGGCCACCGGTGGAATTGGGGCGTGCAGTGGAGATGCTGGCGGTGCAGCCGTGCAGCGGATCGATGGAGTGGACACGATCGTCGGTATTATCTCGTGGCAGGTTTCACCGTGCGGCCAACCGGGCATTCCTTCCATCACGACCCGCGTGTCAGCGTTTATCGAATGGATCATTTTCAACTCTCAGGTGTAA
- the LOC131293023 gene encoding trypsin-1-like, which produces MKSITLVPWVFCLLVAVNAAPERRIFGGTDAFDGELPYQVSIQRAFLTSRTHVCGGSILNQLHVLTAASCFWTDSTSRFEVVAGNLRIDRAADTQQVLGVFWIRMHPGYQGGTSSFDVAIIRTSSAFFFTDLIRPVTLPAFDEIPSGLVRVGGWGSSSSSILPGNNFSNVLQKINVFIVPWNECLSVLGGPGGPFDERNICTGPLSGGISTCTGDAGGAAVQQQGSDVFLQVGIITWNVLPCGGINTPSIYTRVSAFVDWIQTNSAL; this is translated from the exons ATGAAGTCGATAACTTTGGTCCCGTGGGTGTTTTGCCTGCTCGTGGCTGTTAATGCTGCGCCCG AGCGACGAATTTTCGGTGGAACGGATGCGTTTGACGGTGAGCTGCCCTACCAGGTGTCGATACAGCGCGCTTTTCTCACTTCCCGGACACACGTTTGCGGTGGCAGTATCCTCAATCAGTTGCACGTGCTGACGGCGGCCTCCTGCTTCTGGACAGACTCAACATCCCGCTTCGAGGTGGTGGCCGGAAATTTGCGCATCGATCGAGCCGCCGATACGCAGCAGGTGTTGGGCGTGTTCTGGATTCGTATGCACCCGGGTTACCAAGGCGGAACCAGCTCGTTCGATGTGGCCATA ATCCGAACTTCGTCCGCGTTCTTCTTCACCGACTTGATCCGCCCGGTGACGCTGCCGGCCTTCGACGAAATTCCGTCCGGACTGGTGCGCGTTGGCGGCTGGGGCTCGTCTAGCTCAAGCATTCTGCCGGGCAACAATTTCTCCAACGTGCTGCAGAAAATCAACGTGTTCATCGTGCCCTGGAACGAGTGTCTCAGTGTCCTCGGCGGACCGGGTGGACCGTTCGATGAGCGTAACATCTGTACCGGACCGCTCAGTGGGGGAATTTCGACATGTACCGGTGACGCCGGTGGTGCCGCCGTACAGCAGCAGGGCAGCGATGTATTCCTGCAGGTTGGTATCATCACGTGGAATGTGCTGCCGTGCGGTGGCATCAATACCCCATCGATTTACACGCGAGTGTCGGCATTCGTGGATTGGATACAGACGAACTCTGCCCTCTAA
- the LOC131293024 gene encoding trypsin-1-like, which translates to MKSLKCFVAIILAVVLLAQLTTTVESAPQTTILPEPYASPSASPGAPSGASPTAKQGVLKTLVQGLTGNKSSEESHSNESSEEASSESRIIGAHQLQLPPATLPYICSVRQQDVHRCSATILNPRWLLTSGSCVYDHPALESLAVVCGVRMYRTVAEMALHPSFSTSPIGNDLALLMLRKPLNFTNNVQPIPLYDRMELPGASCGRATIVGFDGFNSIRATNWGNPSLQMAKVGILSSDECRERLPGPFLAAFLTEANVCTDNEPTDSSICAGDSGAPVLIATSWRQTYSLLAIASWTVAPCGAGPSVHVRVAPHLDWILGVISTHM; encoded by the exons ATGAAAAGCCTCAAGTGCTTCGTTGCCATAATCCTGGCAGTTGTGCTGCTTGCCCAACTGACCACCACCGTTG AATCTGCCCCGCAAACTACGATACTGCCGGAACCGTACGCTTCGCCGAGTGCCTCACCGGGTGCTCCCTCGGGTGCTTCGCCAACGGCTAAACAAGGAGTACTAAAAACCTTGGTTCAG GGTTTAACCGGCAATAAATCGTCCGAGGAGAGCCATTCGAATGAGAGCAGCGAAGAAG CATCCTCCGAAAGTCGCATCATTGGCGCACACCAGCTTCAGCTACCACCAGCCACCCTGCCCTACATCTGTTCCGTGCGCCAGCAGGACGTTCACCGTTGCAGCGCCACCATACTCAATCCCCGATGGCTGCTCACTTCCGGCAGCTGCGTTTACGACCACCCGGCACTCGAAAGCCTTGCCGTCGTGTGCGGTGTACGCATGTATCGCACGGTGGCCGAAATGGCGCTGCATCCGAGTTTTTCCACCAGCCCGATAGGAAACGATCTTGCGTTG CTTATGTTGCGAAAACCACTCAACTTTACGAACAACGTTCAACCCATCCCGTTGTACGATAGAATGGAACTTCCCGGTGCATCCTGCGGAAGGGCGACCATCGTTGGTTTTGACGGGTTCAATTCGATCCGCGCTACGAATTGGGGGAATCCATCGTTACAG ATGGCCAAAGTTGGGATATTATCGTCGGACGAGTGTCGCGAACGGCTCCCTGGACCATTCCTCGCTGCCTTTCTTACGGAGGCGAACGTCTGCACCGATAACGAGCCCACCGATTCATCGATATGCGCTGGTGACTCGGGAGCACCAGTTTTGATTGCTACCAGCTGGCGGCAGACGTACAGCTTGCTGGCCATCGCCTCCTGGACCGTGGCACCGTGTGGGGCAGGTCCTTCGGTGCACGTTCGCGTTGCGCCGCATCTTGATTGGATTCTCGGCGTTATCTCAACCCACATGTAG